In Phocoena sinus isolate mPhoSin1 chromosome 10, mPhoSin1.pri, whole genome shotgun sequence, a single genomic region encodes these proteins:
- the LOC116761205 gene encoding LOW QUALITY PROTEIN: histone-lysine N-methyltransferase SETD2-like (The sequence of the model RefSeq protein was modified relative to this genomic sequence to represent the inferred CDS: inserted 4 bases in 2 codons; substituted 7 bases at 7 genomic stop codons), protein MVESERARRRSRSRLFKISSNSFMNVHLKSKXVICDNGSLTDQHSKFACGEYKQSVGSTSSASVNHFDDLYPPTGSSCIASSLQSLPPGTKVDSLTLLQCGENTSPVLDAVLKSKSSEFLKHAEKEIIEVASGLPDSGRGFSSWENRHNNGLSGKCVQEAQEEGNSILPDRRGRPEISLDEEGRRGHTHTSDDSELVFSSCDLNLIMEDSDGVTYTLKCDNSGHASEIVSTVHEDYSGSSESSSDESDSEDTDSDDSSIPRNRLQSVVVVPKNSTLPMEETSPCSSRSSQSYRHYSDHWEDERLEPRRHSYEEKFESIASKACPQTEKFFFHKATEEFRNLFYTAQTKTDNHLSEIAHPQSAGVDSTSHTDIKSDPLGHPNSEEAVKAKITSRQQEELPVYSSDDFEDVSSKSRQQTTFPNRPDSRLGKTESNFSSCEISQVDGFRSSSEELRNLGWDFSQQKPTTTYQQPDSSYGACGGHKYQQSAEQHSGTCKYWQGNGYWDPRSAGRLPGTGVVYDRIQGQVPDSLTDDHEEEENWDQRGGSHFSGQSNNFFLSLQKEKGSVQAPEISSNSIKDSLAVNEEKDLLKNLEKNDMKDKGPLXKRRQELESDSESDGELQDRKKVRVEVEQGETAVPLSSALVGSSCVMEDFRDPERXKECTKQGKMPCYFDLIEENVYLTERKKNKSHQDIKRMQCECTPLSKDERAQGEIACGEDCLNRLLMIECSSHCPNGNYCSNRRFQRKQHADVEVIFTEKKGWGLRAAKDLPSNTFVLEYCGEVLDHKEFKAQVKEYARNKNIPYYFMALKNDEIIDATQKGNCSRFMNHSCEPNCETQKWTVNGQLRVGIFTTKLVPSGSELTFDYQFQRYGKEGQKCFCGSANCRGYLGGENRVSLRAAGGKMKKERSRKKDSVDGELEALLENGEXVSDKNQVLSLSWLMVRIETLEKKLTCLKLIQNTHSQSCLKSFLERHGLPLLWIWMAELRDGHESNQKLQEEIIKTLERLPIPTKNMLEESKVLPIIQCWSQTKTAVPQLSEGDGYSSKNALCAYTLLNTPDPSTKLSIEADTDTPKELMFRRLKIISENGMDSVISDATSELEGKDGKEDLDQLENVPLEEEEESQSQQLLTQQLPESKVDSEIAVEAIKVPTSEPEADTEIELKKSNGTKLDEPIAEETPSQDEEEGVSDVESERSQEXPHKTVDISDLATKLLDSWKDLKEVYRIPKKRXTEKESTINEQGRDAVGFRDQTVAPKTPDRSRERDPDKQTQNKEKRKXRGSLSPPSSAYEWGTKRPGGRYDTPTSKKKVRIKDHNQLSTEECRKLFEQEVAQREAQKQQQQMQNLGMTSPLSYDSLGYHAPHHPFADYPPGYPMQAYVDPSNPNAGKVLLPTPSMDPVCSPSPYDYSQPLVGHSTEPLAAPPPVPVVPHVAAPVEVSSSQYVAQSDGVVHQDSSVTALPVPAPGPVQGQNYGVWDSNQQSVSVQQQYSPAQSQATIYYQGQAAPTLYGVTSPYSQTTPPIVQSYAQPSLQYIQGQQIFTAHPQGVVVXPATAVTTIVAPGQPQPLQPPEMVVTNNLLDLPPPSPPKPKTIVLPPNWKTARDPEGKIYYYHVITRQTQWDPPTWESPGDDASLEHEAEMDLGTPTYDENPMKTSKKPKTAEADASSELAKESKEVFRKEMSQFIAQCLNPYWKTDCKVGRITTTEDFKHLARRLTHGVMNKELKYXNPEDLECNENVRHKTKEYIKKYMQKFGAVYKPKRDTELE, encoded by the exons ATCAGAGAGAGCGCGAAGGCGGAGCAGGTCTCGTTTATTCAAGATTTCTTCAAATAGCTTTATGAATGTGCATTTGAAATCAAA AGTTATATGTGATAATGGAAGTCTGACAGATCAGCACTCAAAATTTGCATGTGGAGAATATAAGCAGAGTGTTGGTAGTACTAGTTCAGCTTCTGTTAATCATTTTGATGATTTATATCCACCTACAGGGAGCTCATGTATTGCTTCATCTCTTCAGAGTCTTCCACCAGGGACAAAAGTAGACAGTTTAACTCTCTTGCAATGTGGAGAGAATACATCTCCAGTTTTGGATGCTGTGCTGAAGAGTAAAAGCTCAGAGTTTTTAAAGCatgcagagaaagaaataatagaagtaGCTAGTGGCCTTCCTGATTCAGGAAGAGGATTTTCTTCCTGGGAAAACAGGCATAATAATGGACTATCTGGGAAATGTGTGCAAGAGGCTCAAGAAGAAGGGAATTCCATACTGCCTGATAGAAGAGGAAGACCAGAAATCTCTTTAGATGAAGAAGGTAGAAGAGGACATACACATACTTCTGATGACTCAgaacttgtattttcttcttgtgatttGAATTTAATCATGGAGGACAGTGATGGTGTAACATATACCTTAAAATGTGACAATAGTGGTCATGCCTCAGAGATTGTATCCACTGTCCATGAAGATTATTCTGGTTCTTCCGAAAGTTCAAGTGATGAAAGTGATTCAGAAGATACAGATTCTGATGATAGCAGTATTCCAAGAAACCGTCTTCAGTCTGTTGTGGTTGTGCCAAAGAATTCTACTTTGCCCATGGAAGAAACAAGTCCTTGTTCTTCTCGGAGCAGTCAAAGTTACAGACACTATTCTGACCACTGGGAAGATGAGCGATTGGAGCCAAGGAGGCATTCATATGAGGAAAAATTTGAGAGTATAGCAAGTAAAGCCTGTCCTCAAACCGAGAAGTTCTTCTTTCATAAAGCAACAGAAGAATTCAGAAATCTCTTTTATACAGCCCAGACAAAAACAGATAATCACCTGTCTGAAATTGCTCATCCTCAGAGTGCTGGGGTTGATAGTACAAGTCATACAGACATAAAATCTGACCCTCTAGGTCATCCAAATTCTGAGGAAGCAGTGAAGGCCAAAATAACTTCTAGGCAGCAAGAAGAGCTGCCAGTTTATTCTTCTGATGATTTTGAAGATGTCTCAAGTAAGTCTCGGCAACAGACCACTTTCCCTAACAGGCCAGATAGTAGACTGGGTAAAACAGAgtcaaatttttcttcttgtgagaTCTCCCAAGTGGATGGTTTCCGTTCATCATCAGAAGAGCTCAGAAATCTAGGGTGGGACTTCTCTCAACAAAAGCCTACTACCACATATCAGCAACCTGACAGCAGCTATGGAGCCTGTGGTGGACACAAGTATCAGCAAAGTGCAGAACAACATAGTGGAACATGTAAATACTGGCAAGGCAATGGCTACTGGGatccaagatcagcaggtagaCTGCCTGGAACTGGGGTTGTGTATGATCGAATTCAAGGGCAGGTACCAGATTCCTTAACAGATGACCATGAAGAGGAGGAGAATTGGGATCAACGTGGAGGATCTCACTTTTCAGGCCAgtccaataatttttttctgtcccttcaGAAGGAGAAGGGGTCAGTGCAAGCACCTGAAATAAGCAGCAATTCCATTAAGGACTCTTTAGCTGTGAATGAGGAGAAAGATCTTttgaaaaacttagaaaaaaatgatatgaaagaTAAAGGGCCTCTTTAAAAAAGGAGACAGGAATTGGAGAGTGATTCTGAAAGTGATGGTGAGCTTCAGGACAGAAAGAAAGTTAGAGTGGAGGTAGAGCAGGGAGAGACAGCAGTGCCTCTAAGCTCAGCATTGGTTGGGTCTTCGTGTGTCATGGAGGACTTCAGGGACCCAGAGCGGTAGAAGGAATGTACCAAACAAGGGAAGATGCCTTGTTACTTTGATCTGattgaagaaaatgtttatttaacagaaagaaagaagaataaatccCATCAGGATATTAAGCGAATGCAGTGTGAGTGTACACCTCTTTCTAAAGATGAAAGAGCTCAAGGTGAAATAGCATGTGGGGAAGACTGTCTTAATCGTCTCCTCATGATTGAATGTTCTTCTCATTGTCCAAATGGGAATTATTGTTCCAATAGACGGTTTCAAAGAAAACAGCATGCAGATGTGGAAGTCAtattcacagaaaagaaaggctGGGGCTTGAGAGCTGCTAAAGACCTTCCTTCAAACACATTTGTCCTGGAATATTGTGGAGAGGTACTTGATCATAAAGAGTTTAAAGCCCAGGTAAAGGAGTATGCACGAAACAAAAACATCCCCTACTATTTCATGGCCCTGAAGAATGATGAGATAATAGATGCCACTCAGAAAGGAAATTGCTCCCGGTTCATGAATCACAGCTGTGAACCAAACTGTGAGACTCAAAAATGGACTGTGAACGGACAACTGCGAGTTGGGATTTTTACCACCAAACTGGTTCCTTCAGGCTCAGAGTTAACATTTGACTATCAGTTCCAAAGATatgggaaggaaggacagaaatgTTTCTGTGGGTCGGCTAATTGCAGGGGTTACCTGGGAGGAGAGAACAGAGTCAGCCTCAGAGCAGCAggagggaaaatgaagaaagaacgATCTCGGAAGAAGGATTCGGTGGATGGAGAGCTAGAAGCTCTGTTGGAGAATGGTGA TGTCTCTGATAAAAACCAGGTGCTCAGCTTATCCTGGCTAATGGTTAGAATTGAAACTTTGGAAAAGAAACTTACCTGTCTCAAGCTCATACAGAACACACATTCACAGTCTTGCCTGAAGTCCTTTCTGGAACGTCATGGGCTGCCTTTGTTGTGGATCTGGATGGCAGAACTACGTGATGGCCATGAAAGTAACCAGAAGCTTCAGGAAGAGATTATAAAGACTTTGGAACGTTTACCCATTCCTACTAAAAATATGTTGGAGGAAAGCAAAGTACTTCCGATTATTCAATGTTGGTCTCAAACTAAGACTGCTGTCCCTCAGCTGAGCGAAGGAGATGGGTATTCTAGCAAGAATGCATTATGTGCTTACACACTGCTCAACACACCTGATCCTTCCACCAAGCTGAGCATAGAAGCTGACACAGACACCCCCAAGGAGCTAATGTTTCGCAGACTTAAAATTATAAGTGAAAATGGCATGGACAGTGTGATCTCTGATGCTACCAGTGAGCTAGAAGGCAAAGATGGCAAAGAGGACCTTGACCAGTTAGAAAATGTCCCtctagaagaagaggaagagtcaCAGTCACAACAGCTACTCACACAACAGCTGCCTGAATCTAAAGTTGATAGTGAAATTGCTGTGGAGGCCATTAAGGTACCCACATCTGAACCAGAGGCTGACACTGAAATAGAGCTTAAAAAGAGCAATGGCACAAAACTAGACGAACCTATTGCTGAGGAAACACCATCCCAAGATGAAGAGGAGGGTGTATCTGATGTGGAGAGTGAGAGGAGCCAGGAATAGCCACATAAAACAGTAGATATAAGTGATTTGGCCACCAAGCTCCTGGACAGTTGGAAAGACCTAAAGGAGGTATATCGAATTCCAAAGAAAAGGTAAACTGAAAAGGAGAGCACAATAAACGAACAAGGAAGGGATGCTGTTGGCTTCAGAGATCAAACAGTTGCCCCAAAGACTCCTGACAGGTCAAGAGAAAGAGACCCAgacaaacaaactcaaaataaagagaaaaggaaatgaaggggcTCCCTCTCACCACCTTCTTCTGCCTATGAGTGGGGAACAAAAAGGCCAGGTGGCAGATATGATACACCAACTTCTAAAAAGAAAGTACGAATTAAAGATCACAATCAACTTTCTACAGAGGAGTGCCGAAAGTTGTTTGAGCAGGAGGTAGCTCAGCGGGAGGCTCAAAAACAACAGCAGCAGATGCAGAACCTGGGAATGACGTCTCCACTGTCCTATGACTCTCTTGGCTACCATGCCCCTCATCACCCCTTTGCTGACTACCCACCAGGTTACCCCATGCAGGCCTATGTGGATCCCAGCAATCCTAATGCTGGAAAGGtgctcctccccacacccagcaTGGATCCTGTGTGTTCTCCTTCTCCTTATGATTATTCTCAGCCCTTGGTGGGACATTCTACAGAACCCCTTGCTGCCCCTCCACCTGTGCCAGTGGTCCCACATGTGGCAGCCCCTGTGGAAGTTTCCAGTTCACAGTATGTGGCCCAAAGTGATGGTGTGGTACACCAAGACTCCAGTGTCACCGCCCTGCCAGTGCCAGCCCCAGGCCCAGTCCAGGGACAGAATTATGGCGTTTGGGATTCAAACCAACAGTCTGTGAGTGTACAGCAGCAGTACTCTCCTGCACAGTCTCAAGCAACCATATATTATCAAGGACAGGCTGCTCCAACTCTCTATGGTGTGACGTCACCCTATTCACAGACAACTCCACCAATTGTACAGAGTTATGCCCAGCCAAGTCTTCAGTACATCCAGGGACAACAGATTTTCACAGCTCACCCACAAGGAGTGGTGGTATAGCCAGCCACAGCCGTGACTACAATAGTTGCACCAGGGCAGCCTCAGCCCTTACAGCCACCTGAAATGGTTGTGACAAATAACCTCTTGGATTTaccacccccatctcctcccaaACCAAAAACCATTGTCTTACCTCCCAACTGGAAGACAGCCCGAGACCCAGAAGGGAAGATTTACTACTACCATGTGATCACAAGGCAGACTCAGTGGGATCCTCCTACTTGGGAAAGCCCAGGAGATGATGCCAGCCTTGAGCATGAAGCTGAGATGGACCTGGGAACCCCAACATATGATGAAAATCCCATGAAGACCTCAAAAAAGCCTAAGACAGCAGAAGCAGACGCCTCCAGTGAGCTGGCTAAGGAAAGCAAAGAAGTATTCAGAAAAGAGATGTCCCAGTTCATTGCCCAGTGCCTGAACCCTTACTGGAAAACTGACTGCAAAGTGGGAAGAATTACCACAACTGAAGATTTCAAACACCTAGCTCGCAGGCTGACTCATGGCGTTATGAATAAGGAGCTGAAGTACTAGAACCCCGAGGACCTGGAGTGCAATGAGAATGTGAGACACAAAACCAAGGAGTACATTAAGAAGTACATGCAGAAGTTTGGGGCTGTTTACAAACCCAAACGGGACACTGAATTAGAGTGA